In the Cydia splendana chromosome 2, ilCydSple1.2, whole genome shotgun sequence genome, one interval contains:
- the LOC134804403 gene encoding nicotinamide riboside kinase 1-like isoform X3 encodes MEVVNRDQWIVIGISGVTCGGKTTLANKLAQTLTPVYMFNQDTYFYPDDSPHHVRVEGMEHNNYDILSSLDMKSMYADMLATMRGEDKAHYSSTERGVRLAAEGKKFLIAEGFTVLNYKPILDLCDLKYYFVLEFGECFARRSLRLYDPPDIPGYFEQCVWPEHLKYRAEIELNPSICLLDGKVPDPIRIVLADLQRFGVPPS; translated from the exons ATGGAGGTTGTAAATAGAGATCAATGGATCGTGATCGGGATTTCGGGCGTCACCTGCGGTGGAAAAACTACGCTCGCCAACAAGCTCGCTCAAACTCTAACGCCGGTGTATATGTTTAATCAGGACACTTATTTCTATCCGGATGACAGTCCACACCACGTACGCGTCGAGGGCATGGAGCACAACAACTACGACATACTGTCGTCGCTGGACATGAAGAGTATGTACGCGGACATGTTGGCGACGATGCGCGGGGAAGATAAGGCGCACTACAGCTCGACCGAGCGCGGCGTGCGCCTCGCGGCGGAAGGGAAGAAGTTCCTCATCGCTGAGGGGTTTACCGTGCTCAATTATAAGCCGATACTGGACCTTTGCGACCTGAA GTACTATTTCGTGCTGGAGTTCGGagaatgcttcgcgcggcgctCGCTGCGGCTGTACGACCCGCCCGACATCCCCGGCTACTTCGAGCAGTGCGTGTGGCCCGAGCACTTGAAGTACCGCGCCGAG ATCGAGCTCAATCCTTCGATATGCCTGTTGGACGGCAAGGTGCCGGACCCGATACGGATCGTGCTAGCGGACCTGCAGCGGTTCGGCGTCCCTCCCTCCTAG